A genomic region of Miscanthus floridulus cultivar M001 chromosome 3, ASM1932011v1, whole genome shotgun sequence contains the following coding sequences:
- the LOC136545759 gene encoding palmitoyl-acyl carrier protein thioesterase, chloroplastic-like: MATTPAPQAASRVSSGRRLIFGKPTKGVRLRGVKSFGNGGAYGRRVAVEPVNGDVRPNGAAAVAEVRQVPAPPPAASVEGDDSDAFRLGKFVEGRLVYRQPFVIRSYEIGPDRTATMETLMNLLQETALNHVMCSGLAGDGFGATRQMSLRKLIWVVTRINIQVDKYSRWGDVVETDTWVASSGKNGMRRDWIICDRNTKNMIARATSNWVMMNRETRRLSKIPDEVRQEVLPFYLDRSIITAHATGGDRKIEKLTDSTAEHIRSGLAPRWSDMDVNQHVNNVKYIGWILESVPLDVLEDYHLTSITLDYRRECRQSQLLESLTSMTMSSSPPAEPPPPPPPLASSLCGSDLHSTHLIRQQDDKAEIVRACAEWRRKEHRGSMEQL; this comes from the exons ATGGCAACGACGCCGGCACCGCAAGCCGCATCGCGGGTCTCCTCCGGGCGCCGGCTCATATTTGGCAAGCCAACAAAAGGTGTAAGATTGCGTGGTGTGAAGAGCTTTGGCAATGGCGGCGCGTACGGCAGGCGTGTCGCGGTGGAACCTGTCAATGGCGACGTCAGGCCGAACGGCGCAGCAGCGGTGGCCGAAGTCCGGCAAGTGCCCGCACCGCCACCGGCGGCGTCCGTGGAAGGCGACGACAGCGATGCCTTCCGGCTCGGTAAGTTTGTGGAAGGGAGGCTCGTGTACAGGCAGCCGTTTGTGATCAGATCCTACGAGATCGGGCCTGACCGGACTGCCACCATGGAGACCCTCATGAACCTCTTGCAG GAGACAGCACTGAACCATGTGATGTGCTCTGGGCTTGCTGGAGACGGTTTCGGTGCGACACGGCAGATGAGCCTCAGGAAGCTCATCTGGGTCGTCACAAGAATCAACATCCAGGTCGACAAGTACAGCAGATG GGGAGATGTGGTGGAAACAGACACCTGGGTGGCGTCGTCAGGGAAGAACGGCATGCGCAGGGACTGGATCATCTGCGACCGCAACACCAAGAACATGATTGCAAGAGCTACAAG CAACTGggtgatgatgaacagagagacCCGGAGGCTGTCTAAGATCCCCGACGAGGTCAGGCAGGAGGTGCTTCCCTTCTACCTGGACAGGAGCATCATCACTGCCCATGCCACCGGCGGCGATCGCAAGATCGAAAAGCTCACCGACTCGACGGCGGAGCACATAAGATCAGGACTAGCA CCCAGGTGGAGCGACATGGATGTCAACCAGCACGTGAACAACGTCAAGTACATCGGTTGGATCCTCGAG AGTGTGCCGCTGGACGTGCTGGAAGATTACCACCTGACGAGCATCACGCTAGACTACCGCCGGGAGTGCCGTCAGTCGCAGCTGCTCGAGTCACTCACCAGCATGACCATGAGCTCGTCGCCACctgccgagccgccgccgccgccgccgccgttggcgTCGAGCCTGTGCGGCTCCGACCTGCACAGCACGCACCTGATACGGCAGCAGGATGACAAAGCCGAGATAGTCAGGGCTTGTGCGGAATGGCGTCGCAAGGAGCATCGAGGGTCGATGGAACAGCTCTGA